A single Dermacentor variabilis isolate Ectoservices chromosome 9, ASM5094787v1, whole genome shotgun sequence DNA region contains:
- the LOC142558436 gene encoding uncharacterized protein LOC142558436 — translation MKHIILDRNTASESARLRHPLTTEEHGDRRPSQLLDSMRRLLGSSNVDENGALSKELFLQRLRQATGLVLAAARHLTLDHLAQLADRDDDGDFPYVIAFSSAPESSIMARLEAQINQLAVFNDDLRASSQDQRGSSSRLSGPPWLQAAHRARQCKSLCQWFGNAQTAACDLDLQPGRLFIVTDRISSLRFVADTGAEVSLLPPSKHDRASKSLGPTLRAANSTSIATYGLRSFTAVT, via the exons ATGAAGCATATCATTTTGGACCGCAACACGGCGTCTGAGAGCGCGCGCCTCCGGCACCCGCTCACCACCGAGGAACATGGAGATCGCCGCCCTTCCCAGTTGCTCGACAGCATGCGACGGCTCTTGGGCTCAAGCAATGTCGACGAGAACGGTGCGCTGTCGAAGGAGCTCTTCCTGCAGCGCTTGCGGCAGGCCACCGGCCTTGTCTTGGCGGCTGCAAGACACCTGACCCTCGACCATCTCGCCCAGCTCGCTGATCGAGACGACGACGGGGATTTTCCTTATGTCATCGCATTCTCATCAGCACCAGAGTCCTCTATCATGGCCCGCTTAGAGGCCCAGATCAACCAGCTCGCCGTCTTCAACGACGACCTTCGGGCGTCCTCTCAGGACCAGCGTGGCTCCTCCTCACGCCTCTCAGGACCACCGTGGCTCCAAGCCGCC CACCGCGCCCGCCAGTGCAAGTCCCTATGCCAGTGGTTCGGAAATGCACAGACGGCGGCATGTGACCTCGATTTACAGCCCGGCCGCCTTTTCATCGTCACGGATCGCATTTCCAGCCTGCGCTTTGTCGCAGACACTGGTGCCGAGGTCAGCCTACTGCCGCCCTCCAAGCATGACCGCGCTTCTAAGTCACTGGGCCCCACGCTCCGTGCGGCGAACTCTACCTCCATCGCCACGTATGGTCTACGGTCCTTCACAGCAGTTACCTAG